One region of Camelina sativa cultivar DH55 chromosome 6, Cs, whole genome shotgun sequence genomic DNA includes:
- the LOC104790647 gene encoding vacuolar iron transporter homolog 4-like — protein sequence MESHNNVNLDVEKDEEMAFDYSKRAQWLRAAVLGANDGLVSTAALMMGVGAVKQDVKIMLLTGFAGLVAGACSMAIGEFVSVYSQYDKEKAQMKRESGGEGDTEKEKLPSPTQAAVASALAFSIGGIVPLLAATFVKEYKVRIGVILAAVTLALVVFGWLGAVLGKAPAIKSSLRVLIGGWLAMAITFGFTKIVGLHAL from the coding sequence ATGGAATCACACAACAACGTGAACCTGGACgtagagaaagatgaagaaatggCTTTTGACTACTCCAAAAGAGCTCAATGGCTAAGAGCCGCCGTGCTAGGTGCCAACGACGGTCTTGTCTCGACGGCTGCACTTATGATGGGTGTTGGTGCAGTGAAGCAAGACGTCAAAATCATGCTCTTGACCGGTTTTGCTGGTTTAGTGGCCGGAGCATGTAGCATGGCGATCGGAGAGTTTGTCTCAGTTTACTCTCAGTACGACAAAGAGAAGGCtcagatgaagagagagagtggaggagaaggagatacagagaaagagaagcttcCTAGCCCGACGCAAGCGGCTGTGGCGTCTGCGTTAGCGTTTTCTATAGGAGGGATTGTACCGTTATTGGCGGCTACGTTTGTGAAAGAGTATAAAGTGAGGATTGGAGTGATTTTGGCGGCGGTCACGTTGGCGTTAGTGGTGTTTGGATGGTTAGGAGCGGTATTGGGGAAAGCACCGGCGATTAAGTCATCACTTAGGGTTTTGATTGGTGGATGGTTAGCTATGGCTATTACCTTTGGTTTTACAAAAATCGTTGGGTTACATGCTCTCTGA
- the LOC104790645 gene encoding vacuolar iron transporter homolog 3 — MESHNTLNLDMEKDQEKAFDYSKRAQWLRAAVLGANDGLVSTASLMMGVGAVKQDVKIMILTGFAGLVAGACSMAIGEFVSVYSQYDIEKAQMKRESGGGGEVEKEKLPSPTQAAAASALAFSLGAVVPLLGAAFVKEYKVRIGVIVAAVTLALVMFGWLGAVLGKAPVIKSSLRVLIGGWLAMAITFGFTKLIGSRGHMYA; from the coding sequence ATGGAATCTCACAACACCTTGAACCTTGACATGGAGAAAGATCAAGAAAAGGCTTTCGACTACTCCAAACGAGCTCAATGGCTACGAGCCGCCGTTCTTGGTGCAAACGACGGTCTTGTCTCGACGGCTTCACTTATGATGGGTGTTGGTGCGGTGAAGCAAGACGTCAAAATCATGATCTTAACCGGTTTTGCCGGTTTAGTGGCCGGAGCTTGTAGCATGGCGATCGGAGAGTTTGTCTCCGTTTACTCTCAGTACGACATAGAGAAGGCtcagatgaagagagagagcggaggaggaggagaggtagagaaagagaagcttcCTAGCCCGACGCAAGCGGCTGCGGCGTCAGCGTTAGCGTTTTCTCTCGGGGCGGTTGTGCCGTTGTTGGGGGCTGCGTTTGTGAAAGAGTACAAAGTGAGGATTGGTGTGATAGTAGCGGCGGTTACGTTGGCGTTAGTGATGTTCGGATGGTTAGGAGCGGTTTTGGGGAAAGCACCGGTGATTAAGTCGTCGCTTAGGGTTTTGATTGGTGGATGGTTAGCTATGGCCATTACCTTTGGTTTTACAAAACTCATTGGGTCGCGTGGCCATATGTATGCGTAA
- the LOC104698792 gene encoding BTB/POZ and MATH domain-containing protein 6 — protein sequence MTRPSRSSSSPNTNPDLIESPTSSRSVTQTVNGSHQFVIQGYSLAKGIGVGKHIASDNFSVGGYQWTIFVYPDGKNQEDSSSYVSVFIVLASEGTEVRALFELSLVDQSGKGKHKVHSHFDRSLDGGPYTLKYRGSMWGYKRFFRRSLLETSDYLKDDCLKINCTVGVVVSEIHCPRLHSIHVPDSELGSDFGKLLDTLEGSDVKFDIAGEKFQAHKLVLAARSSDLEPKVFKALLHFMYKDSLSGDVEPVTAHSFGLLKLSEIDETLIVKLLAAATKYNLSRLRSLCESHICKAVSISSVSKILALSDRYNATELKSVSLNFAAENLAAVLQTKAYEDVKDDYPNLQSELLKAVAGYDETSSSGGGKSQSVWGQLSDGGETSSRRLRQRTT from the exons ATGACCAGACCCAGCCGATCATCATCAAGCCCCAACACGAACCCAGATCTAATCGAATCACCAACGAGCTCGAGATCGGTGACACAAACCGTGAACGGATCGCACCAATTCGTGATCCAAGGATACAGTTTAGCCAAAGGGATTGGAGTAGGGAAACACATAGCAAGTGATAACTTCTCCGTCGGAGGTTATCAATGGACTATCTTTGTCTACCCAGATGGTAAGAACCAAGAGGACAGCTCTTCTTACGTCTCTGTGTTCATCGTTCTCGCTAGTGAAGGTACTGAAGTTAGAGCGCTTTTCGAGCTTTCCCTTGTTGATCAAAGTGGTAAAGGGAAGCATAAGGTTCATAGCCATTTCGATCGTTCACTTGATGGTGGTCCTTACACTCTTAAATACAGAGGAAGTATGTG GGGATACAAGCGTTTCTTCAGACGTTCCTTGCTTGAGACATCTGACTACCTGAAAGACGATTGTTTGAAAATCAATTGTACAGTTGGAGTTGTTGTTTCAGAAATACATTGTCCACGGCTACACTCTATACATGTCCCAGATTCAGAACTTGGATCAGACTTTGGGAAGTTGCTAGATACTTTGGAAGGCTCGGATGTCAAATTTGACATTGCTGGTGAGAAGTTTCAAGCTCATAAATTGGTTTTGGCTGCACGATCTTC CGATTTGGAACCTAAGGTCTTCAAG GCCTTGTTACACTTCATGTATAAAGACTCTCTCTCGGGAGATGTGGAACCAGTTACGGCTCATTCATTTGGCCTATTAAAGCTGTCCGAGATAGATGAGACACTGATCGTAAAGCTTTTGGCAGCTGCGACCAAATACAATCTGAGTAGGCTCAGATCATTGTGTGAATCTCACATCTGCAAAGCCGTATCTATCAGCTCCGTATCCAAGATCTTAGCTTTATCCGACAGATATAATGCAACTGAACTAAAAAGCGTTTCCCTAAACTTCGCTGCAGAAAACCTAGCAG CTGTTCTGCAGACAAAAGCTTATGAAGATGTGAAGGATGACTATCCAAACCTCCAGTCCGAGCTACTAAAGGCGGTGGCTGGTTATGACGAAACAAGTAGCAGCGGAGGAGGAAAGTCTCAGAGTGTTTGGGGCCAACTCTCTGACGGTGGTGAGACCAGCAGCCGAAGACTCAGGCAGCGAACCACGTAG
- the LOC104790644 gene encoding uncharacterized protein LOC104790644 has product MPVVATTLVSLLEKLQVEEPYLPPRSWESLPSESGRSLPPSRASATPSSSSSVSESSLVRLALNALQGVESSLISIEQLSSALCSEPADRTHHKIPSLWHRLSSTDALGQILRNIGCFGSLVFLLHKFIDYFTSLNFDVETAGQGQGSYKIGENEEANNKICYTLVNQAFAIAVRKVLEGYISGLDTLCASIELRRSSNMVDGSDHGSSWLGCLKNVVHPNITLLEVFLHTRELRTQIEALANICYLYDISLSYCTSPWECLIKEATTRFHGFYRGSDLLTYLYSQLQVADPAHSAMLKFLFLKTCEPYCEFIRSWIYKAELNDPHKEFMVECVSQPTSFSWNKPGISPLESVREREGGLVPCFLNGVLVPILRAGQQLQVITKLLELCNLPASRHKNYTDLLPCWTYYSTTSPGYPSPLIFSKLHIEVMIKKRDNYYKGMLEKLGDFSTKFELFPGQVPGAISLLPISYGSGEEIQKSSLDFTLDDSFLSPSTVAIDLSRDQSGSDSDDQNIEDRWFSDIDASCSSECSSXXXXXXXXDVGLLDSQNSLVGPPKNYLSALRFSVASAGSCNQSLVQHSDSGYIDNKIVRKGEKADTNLQWMKIEPVESTEVCEHDKFRGPLSIESWPLGGLPRNPFCVDKKSADDYREDPGNLTGARMEQRHLMSTDVSKLFLNNSSIRGSCSRHEREHDLLESGISSKLHLLKDTKVNYPYKVLSMNPLLRCDFLSKHGNTNRRDQGKSFPWFDFSAVDDPSKTCIARIPVGFPIDFHKESHGSKTDRECHHHANQECGTDKFQVDDPKVSCSQLSSGLKGCTEEKKPNAFGGGRWEGMLCRSNNPETSAFSDSRQDSSGTFELPLDFVIHKCLLQEIYLQYNFVSKLAIKLLEEGFGLQEHLLALRRYHFMELADWADVFVVSLWHHKWLVTEPDKKIAEIQGFLESSIQRSSCERDTCKDRLYLYKGQDTLHLPPSTIGVRSFDFLRLGYRVDWPISIILTCDALKAYADVFGFLVQVKLAAYAVTDVWCSLKDVRHMMHANKEKILKQELRWLNILMKLRHQVNHFVTALQQYVHSELYHVSWSKFLHSLKHKVKDMMDLESVHMAYLSEALRICFLSDETRVISNIIENILQCAVDFRSCLPRGMQSTGRVPNDSWTKTVGINTSQVMMVKQNFDKELKELHKCHLRSPKHGKSGLSRFWDCLNFNLYYSDILHDSNIFALVP; this is encoded by the exons ATGCCGGTAGTGGCGACGACCCTCGTTTCGCTTCTGGAGAAGCTTCAAGTGGAGGAGCCGTACCTTCCTCCGCGAAGTTGGGAATCTTTACCTTCTGAGAGTGGTCGATCTCTTCCTCCAAGTCGTGCTTCTGCTactccttcgtcttcttcctctgtctct GAATCAAGCTTGGTCAGGTTGGCCCTTAATGCTCTGCAAGGTGTTGAATCTTCTCTTATTAGCATAGAACAGCTCTCTTCTGCATTATGCTCTGAACCAGCTGACAGGACCCACCACAAAATTCCGAGCTTGTGGCATCGCTTGTCAAGCACTGATGCGCTGGGACAGATTCTTAGAAACATAGGCTGCTTTGGttctttggtttttcttctcCACAAGTTCATAGACTATTTCACAAGTTTGAATTTCGATGTGGAAACAGCTGGTCAGGGACAGGGGAGCTATAAAATTGGTGAAAATGAAGAAGCCAATAACAAGATCTGCTATACTCTTGTTAATCAGGCTTTTGCCATTGCTGTGAGAAAGGTCCTAGAAGGCTATATATCTGGACTGGATACATTATGTGCATCTATAGAACTGAGGCGTTCATCAAACATGGTTGATGGGTCTGACCATGGTTCGTCTTGGTTAGGCTGCCTTAAAAACGTCGTTCATCCAAATATAACATTATTGGAAGTTTTTCTGCATACTAGAGAGTTACGAACACAGATTGAAGCTCTAGCGAACATATGTTATTTGTATGATATATCCCTATCTTATTGTACCTCTCCTTGGGAATGTTTGATTAAGGAAGCCACCACGCGATTTCATGGGTTCTACAGAGGAAGCGACCTGCTTACTTACTTATATTCCCAACTACAG GTTGCTGATCCTGCTCATAGTGCTATGCTTAAGTTTTTGTTCCTTAAAACATGTGAGCCATATTGTGAGTTTATAAGATCTTGGATATATAAAGCCGAACTTAACGATCCTCACAAGGAGTTCATGGTGGAATGTGTCAGTCAACCAACATCTTTTTCTTGGAATAAGCCTGGAATATCCCCATTGGAAAGCGTGAGG GAGCGAGAAGGAGGGCTTGTTCCATGTTTCTTGAACGGCGTATTGGTACCTATACTAAGGGCTGGTCAACAGCTTCAAGTAATTACAAAACTTCTTGAACTGTGTAATCTTCCTGCATCTAGACACAAAAATTACACAGACCTTCTTCCCTGCTGGACATATTATTCTACCACTAGTCCAGGGTACCCATCTCCATTAATTTTCAGCAAATTACATATAGAAGTGATGATAAAGAAAAGAGACAATTACTACAAAGGGATGCTGGAAAAACTTGGTGACTTTTCGACAAAGTTTGAACTGTTTCCTGGGCAG gtTCCTGGAGCAATATCTTTACTACCCATTTCCTATGGCAGTGGAGAAGAAATTCAGAAAAGTTCTCTTGATTTCACACTGGATGATAGTTTCTTAAGTCCTTCAACAGTGGCAATAGACTTGAGCAG GGACCAGAGTGGTTCGGATTCGGATGACCAGAATATAGAAGACAGATGGTTTTCAGATATAGATGCGTCATGCTCATCTGAATGTTCATC NNNNNNNNNNNNNNNNNNNNNNNNNGATGTTGGACTCCTTGATTCACAAAATTCATTAGTGGGACCtccaaaaaattatttatcagCTCTACGTTTCTCTGTTGCCTCTGCTGGGAGTTGTAATCAGAGTCTTGTTCAGCATAGTGATTCTGGTTATATAGACAATAAAATTGTGAGGAAAGGTGAGAAGGCTGATACTAATCTTCAGTGGATGAAAATTGAGCCAGTAGAGTCAACTGAAGTATGTGAGCATGATAAATTTAGAGGCCCTCTTTCTATTGAGTCATGGCCCCTTGGCGGATTACCTAGAAATCCGTTTTGTGTTGATAAGAAGTCTGCGGATGATTACAGAGAAGATCCAGGAAATCTAACAGGAGCTAGGATGGAACAGAGACATTTAATGAGCACTGATGTAAGCAAACTATTTTTAAACAACAGTTCCATCAGAGGCAGCTGTTCAAGACACGAAAGAGAACATGATTTGCTGGAAAGCGGCATCTCATCAAAATTACATTTGTTGAAAGACACAAAGGTAAACTATCCTTACAAGGTTCTCAGTATGAATCCTTTACTGAGATGTGATTTTCTGAGCAAGCACGGAAACACAAACAGAAGGGACCAGGGGAAATCATTTCCTTGGTTTGATTTTTCTGCGGTGGATGACCCTTCAAAAACATGTATTGCCAGGATACCTGTAGGATTCCCTATTGATTTTCACAAGGAATCTCATGGTTCTAAGACTGATAGAGAGTGTCATCACCATGCCAACCAAGAATGTGGCACAGATAAGTTTCAGGTTGACGATCCTAAAGTTTCTTGCAGTCAGTTATCTTCGGGTTTAAAAGGCTgcactgaagaaaaaaaaccaaatgcaTTTGGTGGAGGTAGATGGGAGGGTATGCTTTGTAGATCAAATAACCCTGAAACTAGTGCATTTAGTGATTCCAGACAGGATTCTTCTGGTACATTTGAATTGCCACTTGATTTTGTTATACACAAATGTCTACTTCAGGAAATATATCTTCA ATATAACTTTGTAAGTAAGCTAGCTATCAAGTTGCTCGAAGAAGGATTTGGCTTGCAAGAACATCTGCTAGCTCTACGTAGGTATCATTTTATGGAACTAGCAGATTGGGCAGATGTATTTGTAGTGTCCCTTTGGCATCAT AAATGGCTTGTTACGGAGCCAGATAAGAAAATTGCCGAAATCCAAGGGTTTCTAGAATCATCTATCCAACGATCATCATGTGAACGAGACACTTGTAAAGACAGGTTATATTTGTACAAAGGACAAGACACACTTCATCTCCCGCCATCAACCATTG GAGTACGATCCTTTGATTTCCTACGGTTGGGTTATCGAGTTGACTGGCCAATCAGTATAATTTTAACATGCGATGCGCTGAAAGCGTATGCTGATGTATTTGGGTTTCTGGTTCAAGTGAAATTAGCAGCCTATGCCGTAACTGATGTCTGGTGTTCACTGAAG GATGTGAGACATATGATGCATGCGAATAAAGAGAAGATATTGAAGCAAGAACTCCGGTGGTTAAACATATTGATGAAACTAAG GCATCAGGTCAACCATTTTGTAACAGCACTACAGCAATATGTACATTCGGAATTGTATCACGTATCATGGTCCAAGTTCCTTCATTCCCTGAAGCATAAG GTGAAGGATATGATGGATCTTGAATCTGTGCAtatggcttatctaagcgaaGCTCTGCGCAT ATGTTTCCTATCTGACGAAACACGAGTAATATCTAACATCATAGAGAACATCTTGCAATGCGCAGTGGACTTCAGGTCTTGTCTTCCCAGAGGCATGCAGAGTACAGGTCGAGTCCCAAACGATTCATGGACAAAAACGGTGGGCATAAACACATCTCag GTGATGATGGTTAAgcaaaattttgacaaagagTTGAAGGAGCTGCATAAGTGTCACCTGAGATCACCAAAACATGGGAAATCTGGGCTATCTCGCTTTTGGGACTGCCTCAATTTCAACCTTTATTATTCAGATATCCTTCATGACTCTAACATCTTCGCTCTTGTTCCTTAA